One genomic segment of Pandoraea thiooxydans includes these proteins:
- a CDS encoding NAD(P)-dependent oxidoreductase, whose translation MTYTIAFIGLGAMGGAMVRHLMAAGHTLHLYARRPEAAAPFVEAGAQLFHSPAEAARSAQFVFTNVTRTSDVEAVLLGEQGVIHGAQPGTICIDHSTIAADATRRIAARLAEHGIEMLDAPVSGGSNRAADASLSIMVGGKAEILARAKPLLEKLGTSITHIGGAGAGQVAKACNQIVQVVNIEGIAEAMLYAQSNGADPDKVLAALSTGLAGSRMLETMGPKMAHREFAAGIEARLHDKDFEMIVEAARAQGLKLPATELVKRQLTDLVEQGWGHDDTSSLLRVVERQQNN comes from the coding sequence ATGACTTACACGATTGCATTTATCGGGCTGGGCGCCATGGGTGGCGCGATGGTCCGCCACTTGATGGCCGCCGGGCATACCCTGCATTTGTATGCCCGCCGTCCCGAGGCCGCCGCGCCGTTCGTCGAGGCCGGGGCCCAGCTTTTCCATTCGCCCGCGGAGGCCGCGCGCAGCGCGCAGTTCGTCTTCACCAATGTCACCCGCACGAGTGACGTCGAGGCGGTCCTGCTCGGCGAGCAAGGCGTCATCCATGGTGCCCAGCCGGGCACCATCTGCATCGACCACAGCACCATCGCCGCCGACGCCACACGCCGCATCGCCGCGCGCCTGGCCGAGCACGGTATCGAGATGCTGGACGCGCCGGTCTCGGGCGGCTCCAATCGGGCCGCCGATGCCAGCCTGTCGATCATGGTCGGCGGCAAGGCCGAGATCCTCGCGCGGGCCAAGCCGCTGCTGGAAAAACTCGGCACCAGCATCACCCACATTGGCGGCGCCGGCGCCGGTCAGGTCGCCAAGGCGTGCAACCAGATCGTGCAGGTGGTCAATATCGAGGGCATTGCCGAGGCCATGCTATACGCTCAGAGCAACGGCGCCGACCCCGACAAGGTGCTCGCCGCGCTCTCCACCGGCCTGGCCGGCAGCCGCATGCTGGAGACGATGGGCCCCAAAATGGCTCACCGCGAGTTTGCCGCCGGCATCGAAGCCCGGCTGCACGACAAAGACTTCGAGATGATCGTCGAGGCCGCGCGGGCGCAGGGCCTGAAGCTGCCTGCCACCGAACTGGTCAAGCGCCAGCTGACCGACCTGGTCGAACAGGGCTGGGGCCACGACGACACGTCGTCGCTATTGCGGGTGGTCGAACGGCAGCAAAATAATTAA
- a CDS encoding ABC transporter substrate-binding protein, with product MKKTCRTLLPVLACALFGAAGAARADITVGIDLSSTGPAAAIGIASKNAIALWPKEIGGQKAHYIILDDGTDPGTAVKNIRKLLSEDKVDVVVGPNITPSALAVTDDVARAQTPMITLVGSSVVVDPQNAKKRWVFKMAANDSAMADVMTRYMSNHGIKTVGFIGFADAYGQSWWQSFSRFAELRKIRIVGRESYNRTDTTVLGQVLKLIADKPDAVLVAASGTPAVLPQRTLIERGYRGAIYQTHGIATYAFIRVGGKDVEGTLFPTQPAVVAKTLPHDHPARPAALAFTKLYEAKYGPNTVTQFAADAYGVWDLLNNAVPRALKHGQPGTEAFRSGLRDALENIHNLPIPNGIVNTSVSDHVGLDQRAGVMGEIKHGRFVYISN from the coding sequence ATGAAAAAGACCTGCCGCACCCTCCTGCCCGTATTGGCCTGCGCACTGTTCGGCGCGGCCGGCGCCGCGCGCGCCGACATCACCGTCGGCATCGATCTTTCCAGCACCGGCCCGGCTGCGGCCATCGGCATTGCCAGCAAGAACGCCATCGCGCTGTGGCCCAAGGAGATCGGCGGGCAAAAGGCGCACTACATCATTCTCGATGACGGCACCGACCCGGGCACGGCGGTCAAGAATATCCGCAAGCTGCTCAGCGAGGACAAGGTGGACGTGGTGGTCGGACCCAACATCACCCCCAGCGCGCTGGCGGTGACCGACGACGTGGCCCGGGCCCAAACACCGATGATCACGCTGGTGGGCTCCTCCGTGGTGGTCGATCCGCAGAACGCGAAGAAGCGCTGGGTCTTCAAGATGGCCGCCAACGATTCGGCAATGGCCGACGTGATGACGCGCTATATGTCGAACCATGGCATCAAAACGGTCGGCTTCATCGGTTTTGCCGACGCCTATGGCCAAAGCTGGTGGCAGTCGTTTTCCCGCTTTGCCGAGCTGCGCAAAATTCGTATCGTCGGCCGTGAGAGCTACAACCGTACCGACACCACCGTGCTTGGCCAGGTGCTCAAGCTGATCGCCGACAAGCCCGACGCGGTACTGGTGGCGGCCTCCGGCACGCCGGCCGTGCTGCCGCAGCGCACCCTGATCGAGCGCGGCTATCGCGGCGCGATTTACCAGACCCACGGCATCGCCACCTATGCGTTCATCCGTGTCGGCGGCAAGGACGTCGAGGGTACGCTGTTCCCGACCCAGCCGGCGGTCGTCGCCAAAACCCTGCCGCACGACCATCCGGCGCGGCCTGCGGCGCTGGCTTTCACCAAGCTGTATGAGGCGAAATACGGCCCGAACACGGTCACCCAGTTCGCAGCCGACGCCTACGGCGTATGGGATCTGCTCAACAACGCGGTCCCCCGCGCGCTCAAGCACGGCCAACCCGGCACCGAGGCGTTCCGCAGCGGCTTGCGCGACGCGCTGGAGAACATCCATAACCTGCCGATCCCGAACGGCATCGTCAACACCAGCGTCAGCGACCACGTCGGCCTGGATCAGCGGGCTGGCGTGATGGGTGAGATCAAGCACGGGCGGTTCGTCTACATCAGCAACTAG
- a CDS encoding DUF2783 domain-containing protein, whose protein sequence is MPLNLEKNFEQPDDFYQTLIDAHRDLSDAQSQSMNAQLVLLLANHIGDMAVIEQALALARANALNLDAQ, encoded by the coding sequence ATGCCGCTCAATCTGGAAAAAAATTTCGAACAGCCCGACGACTTCTACCAAACGCTGATCGATGCGCACCGCGACCTGTCCGACGCGCAGAGCCAGTCGATGAACGCTCAACTGGTGCTCCTGCTCGCCAACCATATCGGCGACATGGCAGTCATCGAGCAGGCCCTCGCGCTGGCACGAGCCAACGCGCTCAACCTCGATGCCCAATGA
- a CDS encoding FAD-dependent oxidoreductase — translation MLSTYTYPRFAYRTPPELQNAPAHRYPVVVIGAGPIGLAAAIDLAQQGVPVVVVDDDETVSVGSRGLCYAKRTLEILDRLGCGEPVVQKGVSWHVGRVFFGSSEVYNFELLPEPHYKRPAMVNLQQYYLEQYLVEHAQQLPNLDLRWKSKVTGIESRDDRATLQIETAEGSYALEADWVIACDGARSPVRRMLGLDIEGKVFKDRFLIADVVMNADFPAERWFWFTPPFHSGQSVLLHREADNVWRIDFQLGWDADPEEEKKPENVVPRIRAMLGPDVPFELEWVSVYTFQCRRMPNFRHRRVLFAGDSAHQVSPFGARGANSGIQDADNLAWKLKLVLDGRAPEQLLDSYCHERGAAADENLRHSTRSTDFITPKSAVSRLFRDATLLLARSAPFARSLVNSGRLSVATLLHDSPLNTPDAGASPRPPFPPRMAPGAPLDDAPVTDADGHPGWLIDHTGNRFVGLYYAGDAPLDAAVTQALAALAGPGADPVPVEVLVIGQQAPAGKPPLATLSDVQGVFAQRYDARPGTFYLVRPDQHVCARWRQFDATQVRQALRRALCLEA, via the coding sequence GTGTTGAGCACCTACACGTACCCCCGCTTTGCTTATCGCACCCCGCCCGAGCTGCAGAACGCGCCTGCGCATCGGTATCCGGTGGTGGTGATCGGCGCCGGACCGATCGGTCTGGCCGCCGCCATCGACCTTGCCCAGCAAGGTGTGCCCGTGGTCGTGGTCGATGACGACGAGACCGTCAGCGTCGGTTCGCGCGGCCTGTGCTACGCCAAGCGCACGCTGGAAATTCTCGACCGCCTGGGGTGCGGCGAGCCGGTGGTGCAAAAAGGCGTCAGCTGGCACGTCGGCCGCGTGTTTTTCGGCAGCAGCGAGGTCTATAACTTCGAGCTGCTGCCCGAGCCGCACTATAAGCGCCCGGCCATGGTGAATCTCCAGCAATACTATCTGGAGCAATATCTGGTCGAGCACGCGCAGCAACTGCCCAACCTCGATTTGCGCTGGAAGAGCAAGGTCACCGGTATCGAAAGCCGGGATGACCGGGCGACACTGCAGATCGAAACCGCCGAAGGCAGCTATGCGCTGGAGGCCGATTGGGTGATTGCCTGCGACGGGGCGCGCAGCCCGGTGCGCCGGATGCTGGGCCTGGATATCGAAGGCAAGGTCTTCAAGGATCGCTTCCTGATCGCCGACGTGGTGATGAACGCCGATTTTCCGGCCGAGCGCTGGTTCTGGTTCACCCCGCCGTTCCACAGCGGCCAGTCGGTGCTGCTGCACCGCGAAGCCGACAATGTCTGGCGGATCGACTTCCAGCTCGGCTGGGACGCCGATCCCGAGGAAGAGAAAAAGCCCGAAAACGTCGTCCCGCGCATTCGCGCAATGCTTGGTCCCGACGTGCCGTTCGAGCTGGAATGGGTCAGTGTTTACACGTTCCAGTGCCGCCGCATGCCGAATTTCCGTCATCGCCGCGTGCTGTTCGCCGGCGACTCGGCCCACCAGGTCTCGCCGTTCGGTGCCCGCGGCGCCAACTCCGGCATCCAGGATGCCGACAATCTGGCCTGGAAGCTCAAGCTGGTGCTCGACGGCCGTGCCCCCGAGCAATTGCTCGACTCGTATTGCCATGAGCGCGGTGCGGCCGCCGATGAAAACCTGCGGCACTCGACCCGCTCGACCGACTTCATTACACCAAAGAGCGCGGTCAGCCGGCTGTTTCGCGACGCCACGCTGCTGCTGGCCAGGAGCGCGCCGTTTGCGCGCAGCCTGGTCAATAGCGGCCGGCTCTCGGTGGCCACGCTGCTGCACGACTCCCCGCTCAACACACCCGACGCCGGCGCGTCGCCGCGCCCGCCATTCCCTCCTCGCATGGCGCCTGGCGCGCCGCTCGACGATGCGCCGGTGACCGACGCCGACGGCCACCCGGGCTGGCTGATCGACCACACGGGCAATCGCTTCGTCGGCCTCTACTACGCCGGCGATGCGCCGCTGGATGCGGCCGTGACGCAGGCGCTGGCCGCATTGGCCGGGCCCGGGGCCGATCCGGTGCCGGTCGAGGTGCTGGTCATCGGCCAGCAAGCACCGGCCGGCAAGCCGCCGCTGGCCACCCTGAGCGACGTGCAGGGTGTCTTCGCGCAGCGCTACGACGCGCGCCCCGGCACCTTCTATCTGGTACGCCCCGATCAGCACGTTTGCGCCCGCTGGCGCCAATTCGATGCGACGCAGGTGCGCCAGGCGCTGCGCCGCGCGCTCTGCCTGGAGGCTTAA
- a CDS encoding CysB family HTH-type transcriptional regulator: MNLHQFRFVREAVRQKFNLTEAAKALFTSQPGVSKAIIELEEELGVDIFARHGKRVRNLTEPGRIIFESIERILLEVDSLKRIGKDYAAQDQGNLTIATTHTQARYSLPLAVAEFKKRFPKVRLSILQGNPTQVAEMVRHEQADLAIATEAIAEYKDLVSLPCYQWQHIAVVPPDHPLLQSSSVSLDDLAQYPLITYDAAFAGRAKIDQAFALRHIQPDVVLEAIDADVIKTYVELGLGVGLLASVAFDAERDRNLRAVPVGHLFGNNVTRVALKQGAYLRSYVYTMVELLSPILTRKLIEQALRGEHEMYEL, translated from the coding sequence ATGAACCTCCATCAATTCCGTTTCGTGCGCGAAGCCGTGCGGCAGAAATTCAACCTGACCGAGGCCGCCAAGGCGCTTTTCACGTCCCAGCCAGGGGTCTCGAAAGCCATCATCGAGCTCGAGGAAGAACTTGGGGTGGACATATTCGCCCGCCATGGCAAGCGGGTGCGCAACCTGACCGAACCGGGCCGCATCATCTTCGAATCGATCGAGCGCATCCTGCTCGAAGTCGACAGCCTGAAGCGGATCGGCAAAGATTACGCGGCCCAGGACCAGGGCAATCTGACCATCGCCACCACGCACACGCAGGCGCGCTACTCGCTGCCATTGGCGGTCGCTGAATTCAAGAAGCGGTTTCCGAAGGTGCGCCTGTCGATCCTGCAGGGCAATCCGACCCAGGTCGCCGAGATGGTGCGTCACGAGCAGGCCGACCTGGCGATCGCCACCGAGGCCATCGCCGAATACAAGGACCTGGTCTCGCTGCCTTGCTACCAATGGCAGCACATTGCCGTGGTGCCGCCCGATCACCCACTGCTGCAGTCATCCAGCGTGTCTCTCGACGATCTGGCGCAGTATCCGCTGATCACCTACGACGCCGCCTTTGCCGGGCGCGCCAAGATCGACCAGGCCTTTGCCCTGCGTCACATCCAGCCCGACGTCGTGCTCGAGGCGATCGATGCCGACGTGATCAAGACGTATGTCGAACTCGGCCTGGGCGTGGGCCTGCTGGCCAGCGTGGCATTCGATGCCGAGCGCGACCGCAATCTGCGCGCGGTGCCGGTCGGCCATTTGTTCGGCAACAACGTCACCCGGGTCGCGCTCAAGCAGGGCGCGTACTTGCGCAGTTATGTCTACACCATGGTGGAACTGCTCTCGCCGATCCTCACCCGCAAGCTGATCGAACAGGCGTTGCGCGGCGAGCACGAAATGTACGAGCTATAA
- a CDS encoding sulfite exporter TauE/SafE family protein encodes MTFWFESLSGLAVGVLVGLTGVGGGSLMTPLLTLGLGYAAPVAVGTDLAFAALTKGFGTLAHRRHGHVRWDIVRWLTIGSLPAALVAIAGLKWHGGLGAGGLHFIKLTIAGSVLLTVLSLLFRAKLLAALRARPGWQLSGGALAGSTVAVGALLGALVTVSSIGAGAVGATLILLLYPELKPTEVAGTDIAYAVPLTAAAALGHVWLGTVHWPLLGALLVGSLPGIWLGARLSRHLPERMVRGALAATLTLVAARLVS; translated from the coding sequence ATGACGTTTTGGTTTGAATCCCTCTCCGGCTTGGCAGTAGGTGTCCTGGTAGGCCTGACCGGCGTCGGTGGCGGCTCACTGATGACGCCGCTGCTGACCCTGGGACTCGGGTATGCGGCGCCAGTGGCGGTCGGCACCGATCTGGCGTTCGCCGCGCTCACCAAGGGGTTTGGCACGCTGGCGCATCGCCGCCACGGTCACGTGCGCTGGGACATCGTGCGCTGGCTGACGATCGGTAGCCTGCCGGCGGCGCTGGTGGCGATTGCGGGGCTCAAGTGGCACGGCGGGCTTGGCGCCGGCGGCTTGCATTTCATCAAGCTGACGATCGCCGGATCGGTGTTGCTGACGGTGCTGTCGCTGCTGTTTCGCGCCAAATTGCTGGCCGCGCTGCGCGCCCGCCCGGGATGGCAGCTAAGCGGTGGTGCGCTGGCGGGCAGCACGGTGGCCGTGGGCGCGCTGCTCGGCGCGCTGGTGACGGTGTCCTCGATCGGCGCGGGCGCGGTTGGCGCGACGCTGATCCTGCTGCTTTACCCCGAGCTCAAGCCGACCGAGGTGGCCGGTACCGATATCGCTTATGCCGTGCCGCTGACCGCGGCCGCCGCGCTCGGGCATGTTTGGCTGGGCACCGTGCACTGGCCGTTGCTGGGTGCGCTGCTGGTGGGCTCGTTGCCGGGCATCTGGCTCGGCGCGCGCCTGTCGCGTCATTTGCCGGAGCGCATGGTGCGTGGCGCGTTGGCGGCGACGCTGACGCTGGTGGCCGCGAGGCTGGTGTCATAA
- a CDS encoding phosphoadenylyl-sulfate reductase has translation MRDRHHKESDSGAAELDALEAVLIERLRQIAGRHRQLKFASSLAAEDMLLTHAILSNQLPIEIFTLNTGRLHAETVGMIHQVKVHYGYDIAQYQPQPEAVDGYVRQHGLNAFYESVELRKACCRIRKVEPLNRALSGADAWLTGQRREQSVTRGELALAEQDDARGIAKYNPLFDWSEAQVWAYLSARDVPVNPLHAHGYPSIGCEPCTRAVKAGEDSRAGRWWWEHQDSKECGLHAGNLRGVPVVSAL, from the coding sequence ATGCGAGACAGACATCACAAGGAATCAGACAGCGGCGCGGCCGAGCTCGACGCGCTCGAGGCGGTGCTCATCGAGCGTCTGCGGCAGATCGCCGGACGGCACCGGCAATTGAAGTTCGCCAGCAGTCTGGCGGCCGAGGACATGTTGCTGACCCACGCGATTCTGTCGAATCAATTGCCGATCGAGATCTTCACGCTCAATACCGGTCGCCTGCACGCCGAGACGGTGGGCATGATTCATCAGGTCAAGGTGCATTACGGGTACGACATCGCGCAGTACCAGCCGCAGCCCGAGGCGGTCGACGGCTACGTCCGACAACACGGGCTGAATGCGTTCTATGAGAGCGTCGAATTGCGCAAGGCGTGCTGCCGCATCCGCAAGGTCGAGCCGCTGAACCGCGCGCTGTCCGGCGCCGACGCCTGGCTAACCGGCCAGCGCCGCGAGCAGTCGGTCACGCGAGGCGAGCTGGCGCTGGCCGAGCAGGACGACGCGCGCGGCATCGCCAAGTACAACCCGCTGTTCGACTGGAGCGAGGCCCAGGTGTGGGCCTATCTGAGCGCGCGCGACGTGCCGGTCAATCCGCTGCATGCGCACGGCTATCCGAGCATTGGCTGCGAGCCGTGCACACGCGCCGTGAAAGCGGGGGAAGACAGCCGCGCCGGACGCTGGTGGTGGGAACACCAGGACAGCAAGGAGTGCGGCCTGCACGCGGGCAACCTGCGCGGCGTTCCGGTCGTCTCGGCGCTATAG
- the cysD gene encoding sulfate adenylyltransferase subunit CysD: protein MGVMHEVAQAQRQPNPVRMDHLDWLEAESIYILREVVAECRKPALLFSGGKDSVVVLHLALKAFGLGSQRKTHLPFPLVHIDTGHNYPEVIEFRDRHVASLGAELVVGHVEDSIRRGTVRLRKDTDSRNAAQAVTLLETIAEHGFDALIGGARRDEEKARAKERIFSFRDEFGQWDPKAQRPELWHLFNARMHAGEQMRVFPISNWTELDVWQYIAREELALPPIYYAHEREIVRRRGLLVPVTPLTPKLDGETSERVSVRFRTVGDISCTCPVASTADTAERIIAETMVTEITERGATRMDDQTSEAAMELRKKQGYF, encoded by the coding sequence ATGGGTGTAATGCACGAAGTGGCGCAAGCGCAACGGCAGCCGAATCCGGTCCGCATGGACCATCTCGATTGGCTCGAAGCCGAGTCGATTTACATCCTGCGCGAGGTGGTGGCCGAGTGCCGCAAGCCCGCGCTGCTGTTCTCGGGCGGCAAGGATTCGGTGGTCGTGCTGCATCTGGCGCTCAAGGCGTTCGGCCTGGGCTCGCAGCGCAAGACGCATCTGCCGTTCCCGCTGGTGCATATCGATACCGGCCACAATTATCCGGAAGTGATCGAATTCCGCGACCGCCATGTGGCGTCGCTCGGTGCGGAGCTGGTGGTGGGGCATGTGGAAGACTCGATCAGGCGTGGCACCGTGCGGCTGCGCAAGGACACCGACTCGCGCAATGCGGCGCAAGCCGTCACGCTGCTCGAGACGATCGCCGAGCACGGTTTCGACGCCTTGATCGGCGGCGCCCGCCGCGACGAGGAAAAGGCCCGCGCGAAGGAGCGCATCTTTTCGTTTCGCGACGAGTTCGGCCAGTGGGACCCGAAAGCGCAGCGTCCCGAACTGTGGCATCTGTTCAATGCGCGTATGCACGCCGGCGAGCAAATGCGCGTGTTCCCCATTTCGAACTGGACCGAACTCGACGTATGGCAATACATCGCGCGCGAAGAATTGGCGCTGCCGCCGATCTATTACGCCCACGAGCGTGAAATCGTGCGCCGGCGCGGACTGCTGGTGCCGGTTACGCCGCTCACGCCCAAGCTCGACGGCGAGACCAGCGAACGCGTGTCGGTGCGTTTTCGCACGGTGGGCGACATCAGCTGCACGTGCCCGGTGGCGAGCACCGCCGACACGGCCGAGCGCATCATCGCCGAGACCATGGTGACCGAGATCACCGAACGAGGCGCCACGCGCATGGACGACCAGACCTCCGAGGCCGCCATGGAGCTGCGCAAGAAACAGGGTTACTTCTGA
- a CDS encoding sulfate adenylyltransferase subunit 1, with the protein MTLIHPAEDLGVLRFITAGSVDDGKSTLIGRLLYDSKAVLSDQLSALARAKHKRTAGEDIDLALLTDGLEAEREQGITIDVAYRYFATAKRKFIIADTPGHEQYTRNMVTGASTAHAAIILIDATRVSEVDGRTELLAQTKRHSAIVKLLALPHVIVAINKMDLVDYSEARFDAIRAAYLALAQRLGLQSVRFVPVSALKGDNIVTASERMPWYQDEPLLDVLESLPVGEVSGSAAELRFPVQLVARQDGSHADDFRGYMGRVEAGAISVGQALRVLPAGHRATVAEIIGPRGELAHAHAGQCVTVRLAEDVDISRGDILVAAEATVEPARKLSADLCWFDHEPLSSQRKYILKQTTANVFARVGSVDSVLDVGTLSHGQHKGTLEMNDIGAVQISLQKALVCDTYEQHPATGAFVLIDEATHHTVAAGMIRAFTA; encoded by the coding sequence ATGACCTTGATTCATCCCGCCGAAGATCTCGGCGTCCTGCGTTTCATCACCGCCGGCAGCGTCGACGACGGCAAGAGCACGCTGATCGGGCGCCTGTTGTATGACAGCAAGGCCGTGTTGTCCGACCAGCTCAGCGCGCTGGCGCGCGCCAAGCACAAGCGCACCGCGGGCGAGGACATCGATCTGGCGCTGCTGACCGACGGCCTGGAAGCCGAGCGTGAGCAAGGCATCACGATCGACGTCGCCTACCGCTATTTCGCCACCGCCAAGCGCAAGTTCATCATTGCCGACACGCCCGGCCACGAGCAGTACACGCGCAACATGGTGACCGGCGCCTCGACCGCGCACGCGGCGATCATCCTGATCGACGCGACCCGCGTGAGCGAGGTGGACGGGCGTACCGAGTTGCTGGCGCAAACCAAGCGGCATAGCGCGATCGTCAAGCTGCTGGCCTTGCCGCACGTGATCGTGGCCATCAACAAGATGGATCTGGTCGACTACAGCGAGGCGCGCTTCGACGCGATCCGCGCCGCCTATCTCGCACTGGCGCAGCGGCTGGGCCTGCAAAGCGTGCGGTTCGTGCCGGTCTCGGCGCTCAAGGGCGACAACATCGTGACGGCCAGCGAGCGCATGCCGTGGTATCAGGACGAGCCGCTGCTCGACGTGCTCGAGTCGCTGCCGGTCGGTGAGGTGAGCGGCAGCGCCGCCGAACTGCGCTTCCCGGTGCAATTGGTGGCGCGCCAGGACGGCAGCCATGCCGACGACTTCCGCGGCTACATGGGGCGCGTCGAAGCCGGTGCGATCTCGGTCGGGCAGGCGCTGCGCGTGCTGCCGGCCGGCCATCGCGCCACCGTGGCCGAGATCATCGGTCCGCGCGGCGAGCTCGCCCACGCCCATGCCGGGCAGTGCGTGACGGTGCGTCTGGCCGAGGACGTCGATATCTCGCGCGGCGACATCCTGGTGGCCGCCGAGGCGACGGTCGAGCCGGCCCGCAAATTGAGCGCCGACCTGTGCTGGTTCGATCACGAGCCGCTGTCGTCGCAGCGCAAATATATTCTCAAGCAGACCACCGCCAATGTATTCGCGCGGGTCGGCAGCGTCGACTCGGTGCTCGACGTCGGCACGCTCTCGCACGGCCAGCACAAGGGCACGCTGGAGATGAACGATATCGGCGCGGTGCAGATCAGCCTGCAAAAGGCGCTCGTGTGCGACACCTACGAGCAGCATCCGGCGACTGGCGCTTTCGTGCTGATCGACGAGGCGACCCATCACACGGTGGCCGCGGGCATGATTCGTGCGTTCACTGCATGA
- the cobA gene encoding uroporphyrinogen-III C-methyltransferase: MGKVYLVGAGPGAADLITVRGARILGMADVVLHDALIEPELLALCGQARLVAVGKRCGRHATAQHFINKQLVDCARRHAVVVRLKGGDPMLFGRADEEMRALEAAGIEFDVVPGITAAIASAALLRRSLTLRGVARSVAFATRSRAPESDEIRAQVEADSLVYYMGRDSADAIAAELIAHGKPAHTPVAIVEACSTPRERHTSMTLDQMAAGAARAWFDPAQPSLLLIGEAFRALLEAGLSPEVRQALQAGRLAA, from the coding sequence ATGGGTAAAGTCTATTTGGTGGGTGCAGGACCGGGCGCGGCAGACCTCATTACGGTGCGCGGCGCACGGATTTTGGGCATGGCGGATGTCGTGCTGCACGACGCGCTGATCGAGCCGGAGCTGTTGGCCCTGTGCGGGCAAGCTCGTCTGGTGGCGGTGGGCAAGCGGTGCGGCCGGCATGCGACCGCCCAGCACTTCATCAACAAGCAGTTGGTCGATTGTGCCCGCCGGCATGCGGTCGTGGTGCGGCTCAAAGGCGGGGATCCGATGCTGTTCGGCCGCGCCGACGAGGAAATGCGCGCGCTGGAGGCCGCCGGCATCGAATTCGACGTGGTGCCGGGAATTACTGCGGCAATCGCCAGCGCAGCACTGCTGCGCCGCTCGCTGACCTTGCGCGGGGTGGCGCGCAGCGTGGCCTTCGCAACGCGCAGTCGCGCCCCCGAGAGCGACGAGATTCGCGCCCAGGTCGAGGCCGATTCGCTGGTGTATTACATGGGCCGGGATTCAGCCGATGCGATTGCCGCCGAGCTGATCGCGCATGGCAAGCCGGCGCATACGCCGGTGGCGATCGTCGAGGCCTGCAGCACGCCGCGCGAACGCCATACGAGCATGACACTGGATCAGATGGCCGCCGGCGCCGCGCGCGCCTGGTTCGATCCAGCTCAACCCAGTTTGCTGTTGATTGGCGAGGCGTTTCGCGCGCTGCTCGAGGCCGGTCTGAGCCCGGAAGTTCGGCAGGCGCTGCAGGCCGGCCGGCTGGCCGCCTGA
- a CDS encoding sirohydrochlorin chelatase — MGGSTLTNDSQALILFGHGARDARWAEPFERLRQMLATARPELHVALAYLELMSPSLPDAVAAAAAAGCREVTVVPMFLGQGGHVRRDLPALIDTCRAAHPELALRCVTAVGEDSGVLAALAAYCLQQVVAG; from the coding sequence ATGGGTGGATCGACACTGACCAACGACTCGCAAGCCTTGATCTTGTTTGGTCACGGCGCGCGCGACGCGCGCTGGGCCGAGCCGTTCGAGCGCCTGCGGCAGATGCTTGCAACAGCGCGACCCGAGCTGCACGTCGCACTGGCGTACCTGGAACTGATGAGTCCGTCGCTGCCCGATGCCGTCGCGGCGGCGGCAGCGGCCGGTTGCCGGGAAGTCACCGTGGTGCCGATGTTTCTCGGCCAAGGGGGGCATGTGCGGCGGGACTTGCCGGCTTTGATCGACACCTGCCGCGCGGCCCATCCCGAGCTCGCGCTGCGCTGCGTCACGGCCGTGGGCGAAGACTCCGGCGTGCTCGCGGCACTGGCCGCGTATTGCCTGCAGCAGGTGGTGGCCGGGTAA